The Streptomyces tendae genome has a window encoding:
- a CDS encoding zinc-dependent alcohol dehydrogenase family protein — MRAVVFERYGEPAEVREVADPSPAEHGVVVRVEATGLCRSDWHAWQGHDPDVTLPHVPGHELAGVVEEAGARVTGWRAGDRVTVPFVCACGSCPACAAGDQQVCERQTQPGFTHWGSFAQYVALDHADVNLVAVPDGMAYATAASLGCRFATAYRAVVQQGRVAAGEWVAVHGCGGVGLSAVMIAAAAGARVVAVDVSPGALGLARRFGAAACVDASAVTDPAAAVRELTGGGAHLSLDALGAPATCAASVDGLRRRGRHVQVGLLPSQTGTTPVPMARAIALELEILGSHGMAAYAYPPMLDLVRAGVLRPDLLVTSTIGLDAVPAALAAMDAAPAVGVTVIEPWS; from the coding sequence ATGCGAGCGGTCGTGTTCGAGCGGTACGGGGAACCGGCCGAGGTGCGCGAGGTGGCCGACCCGTCGCCCGCGGAGCACGGGGTCGTGGTCCGGGTGGAGGCGACCGGCCTGTGCCGCAGCGACTGGCACGCCTGGCAGGGCCACGACCCGGACGTCACCCTCCCGCACGTCCCCGGCCACGAACTCGCCGGCGTCGTCGAGGAGGCCGGCGCGCGGGTCACCGGCTGGCGCGCCGGGGACCGGGTCACCGTTCCGTTCGTGTGCGCCTGCGGTTCCTGCCCGGCCTGCGCGGCGGGCGACCAACAGGTGTGCGAGCGTCAGACCCAGCCCGGCTTCACCCACTGGGGGTCCTTCGCCCAGTACGTGGCGCTCGACCACGCCGACGTGAACCTGGTCGCCGTGCCCGACGGCATGGCGTACGCCACCGCCGCCTCCCTCGGCTGCCGGTTCGCCACCGCCTACCGGGCCGTGGTCCAGCAGGGCCGGGTCGCGGCGGGGGAGTGGGTGGCGGTGCACGGCTGCGGGGGCGTGGGTCTGTCCGCGGTGATGATCGCGGCGGCGGCCGGCGCGCGGGTCGTCGCGGTCGACGTGTCACCGGGCGCCCTCGGACTGGCCCGGCGGTTCGGCGCGGCGGCGTGTGTGGACGCCTCGGCCGTGACCGACCCCGCCGCGGCGGTCCGCGAGCTGACCGGCGGCGGCGCCCACCTCTCCCTGGACGCCCTCGGCGCGCCCGCCACCTGCGCGGCCTCGGTCGACGGCCTGCGCCGGCGGGGCCGTCATGTGCAGGTGGGGCTGCTGCCCTCTCAGACGGGCACGACCCCCGTGCCCATGGCCCGCGCCATCGCCCTGGAACTGGAGATCCTCGGCAGCCACGGCATGGCCGCCTACGCCTACCCGCCGATGCTGGACCTGGTCCGCGCCGGGGTGCTCCGCCCCGACCTGCTGGTCACCTCCACGATCGGCCTGGACGCGGTCCCGGCGGCCCTCGCGGCGATGGACGCCGCCCCGGCCGTCGGCGTGACGGTGATCGAACCCTGGAGCTGA
- a CDS encoding heavy-metal-associated domain-containing protein, whose translation MTSQTDTQGSVTTVYKVTGMSCGHCEGAVSGEISEIPGVSSVTAVASSGEVTVVSAAPLDEEAVRAAVDEAGFELAGTV comes from the coding sequence ATGACGTCCCAGACCGACACCCAGGGTTCCGTCACCACCGTCTACAAGGTGACCGGGATGAGCTGCGGGCACTGCGAGGGCGCCGTCTCCGGCGAGATCTCGGAGATCCCCGGCGTCAGCTCGGTGACGGCCGTCGCCTCCTCCGGCGAGGTGACCGTGGTCTCCGCGGCCCCGCTCGACGAGGAGGCCGTGCGCGCCGCCGTCGACGAGGCCGGCTTCGAGCTGGCCGGCACGGTCTGA
- a CDS encoding heavy metal translocating P-type ATPase, protein MTSTTAPEAPAADRPALSEVELLIGGMTCASCAARVEKKLNRMDGVTATVNYATEKARVTYRPGVEVADLITTVVKTGYTAEEPAPPRQDDEETAPGTDPETAALRTRLIVSALLSLPVVLLAMVPSLQFDNWQWLSLTLAAPVVVWGAAPFHRAAWTNLRHGAATMDTLVSVGTVAAFGWSLWALFLGDAGEPGMRHPFELTVARTDGASTIYLEVAAGVTTFILLGRYLEARSKRRAGAALRALMELGAKDVAVLRNGREVRVPADRLAVGDRFVVRPGEKIATDGTVVEGASAVDASMLTGESVPVDVTVGDTVTGATVNAGGRLVVEATRIGADTRLARMAKLVEDAQTGKAQVQRLADRIAGVFVPVVLLIAAGTFGLWLGNTGDTVAAFTAAVAVLIIACPCALGLATPTALMVGTGRGAQLGILIKGPEVLESTRRVDTVVLDKTGTVTTGRMSLRTAYAAEGTDEGELLRLAGALEHASEHPVARAIAAGAEERVGTLPGAERFENVPGRGVRGRVAGREVVVGRLSEVFGELPPELARAKEEAERAGHTAVVAGWDGTARGVLAVADTVKETSAEAVRELRALGLTPVLLTGDNRAVAEAVARTVGIDEDRVIAEVLPEDKADVVRRLQDEGRSVAMVGDGVNDAAALAVADLGLALGTGTDAAIEAGDLTLVRGDLRVAADAIRLSRRTLGTIKGNLVWAFGYNVAALPLAAAGLLNPMIAGAAMAFSSVFVVTNSLRLRSFH, encoded by the coding sequence ATGACCAGCACCACCGCCCCCGAGGCACCGGCGGCCGACCGGCCGGCCCTCTCGGAGGTCGAGCTGCTCATCGGCGGGATGACCTGCGCCTCCTGCGCGGCCCGCGTCGAGAAGAAGCTCAACCGCATGGACGGCGTCACCGCCACGGTGAACTACGCCACCGAGAAGGCCCGGGTCACGTACCGGCCGGGCGTCGAGGTCGCCGACCTGATCACCACGGTGGTCAAGACCGGTTACACCGCCGAGGAGCCGGCGCCCCCGCGGCAGGACGACGAGGAGACCGCCCCCGGGACCGATCCGGAGACGGCGGCCCTGCGCACGCGCCTGATCGTCTCCGCGCTGCTGTCGCTGCCGGTCGTCCTGCTGGCGATGGTTCCGTCCCTGCAGTTCGACAACTGGCAGTGGCTGTCCCTCACGCTCGCCGCGCCCGTAGTGGTGTGGGGCGCCGCCCCCTTCCACCGGGCCGCCTGGACCAACCTCCGGCACGGCGCGGCCACCATGGACACCCTGGTCTCCGTCGGCACCGTGGCCGCGTTCGGCTGGTCGCTGTGGGCGCTGTTCCTCGGCGACGCGGGCGAGCCGGGCATGCGGCACCCCTTCGAGCTCACCGTCGCCCGCACCGACGGCGCTTCCACGATCTACCTGGAGGTCGCCGCCGGCGTCACCACGTTCATCCTGCTCGGCCGCTATCTGGAGGCCCGCTCCAAGCGCCGTGCGGGCGCCGCGCTGCGGGCGCTCATGGAGCTGGGCGCCAAGGACGTCGCCGTCCTGAGAAACGGCCGTGAGGTGCGGGTGCCGGCCGACCGGCTGGCCGTCGGCGACCGGTTCGTGGTCCGCCCCGGGGAGAAGATCGCCACCGACGGCACGGTCGTCGAGGGCGCCTCCGCCGTGGACGCGTCCATGCTGACCGGCGAGTCCGTGCCGGTGGACGTGACCGTCGGCGACACGGTCACCGGCGCCACGGTCAACGCGGGCGGCCGGCTCGTCGTCGAGGCCACCCGGATCGGCGCGGACACCCGGCTCGCGCGGATGGCGAAGCTGGTGGAGGACGCGCAGACCGGCAAGGCGCAGGTGCAGCGCCTGGCCGACCGGATCGCCGGGGTCTTCGTGCCCGTGGTGCTGCTGATCGCGGCCGGCACCTTCGGCCTGTGGCTCGGCAACACCGGGGACACGGTCGCCGCGTTCACCGCGGCCGTCGCCGTGCTGATCATCGCCTGCCCGTGCGCCCTGGGGCTCGCCACACCGACCGCGCTGATGGTCGGCACCGGACGCGGCGCGCAGCTGGGCATCCTCATCAAGGGCCCCGAGGTGCTGGAGTCCACCCGGCGCGTGGACACCGTCGTCCTGGACAAGACCGGGACCGTCACCACCGGCCGGATGTCCCTGCGCACGGCGTACGCCGCCGAGGGCACCGACGAGGGGGAGCTGCTGCGGCTCGCGGGCGCCCTGGAGCACGCCTCCGAGCACCCGGTGGCCCGGGCGATCGCGGCGGGCGCCGAGGAACGCGTCGGCACGCTGCCCGGGGCCGAGCGGTTCGAGAACGTCCCCGGCAGGGGCGTGCGCGGGCGCGTGGCGGGCCGTGAGGTGGTCGTGGGGCGGCTGTCCGAGGTGTTCGGGGAGCTGCCGCCCGAGCTGGCGCGGGCCAAGGAGGAGGCCGAGCGGGCGGGGCACACCGCCGTGGTGGCCGGCTGGGACGGGACGGCACGCGGTGTCCTCGCCGTCGCCGACACCGTGAAGGAGACCAGCGCCGAGGCGGTCCGGGAACTGCGGGCGCTGGGGCTCACGCCGGTGCTGCTGACCGGCGACAACCGGGCCGTGGCCGAGGCGGTGGCGCGCACGGTCGGCATCGACGAGGACCGGGTGATCGCCGAGGTGCTGCCCGAGGACAAGGCCGACGTGGTGCGGCGCCTCCAGGACGAGGGGCGCAGCGTCGCCATGGTCGGGGACGGCGTCAACGACGCGGCCGCGCTGGCCGTCGCCGATCTGGGTCTGGCTCTGGGCACCGGCACGGACGCGGCGATCGAGGCGGGCGACCTGACGCTGGTGCGCGGCGACCTGCGGGTCGCGGCGGACGCGATACGGCTGTCCCGGCGCACCCTCGGCACCATCAAGGGCAACCTGGTGTGGGCCTTCGGCTACAACGTGGCCGCGCTGCCGCTGGCCGCGGCCGGACTGCTGAACCCGATGATCGCCGGGGCCGCCATGGCGTTCTCCTCGGTCTTCGTGGTGACCAACAGTCTGCGGCTGCGGTCATTTCATTGA
- a CDS encoding citrate synthase — protein sequence MSDNSVVLRYDGSEYTYPVIDSTVGDMGFDIGKLRAQTGLVTLDSGYGNTAAYKSAITYLDGEAGILRYRGYPIEQLAERSTFLEVAYLLINGELPTVDQLAGFKDDITQHTLLHEDVKNFYRGFPRDAHPMAMLSSVVSALSTFYQDSHNPFDEQQRNLSTIRLLAKLPTIAAYAYKKSVGHPFVYPRNDLGYVENFLRMTFSVPAQEYELDPVVVSALDKLLILHADHEQNCSTSTVRLVGSSQANMFASISAGINALWGPLHGGANQSVLEMLEGIRDAGGDVDSFIRKVKNKEDGVRLMGFGHRVYKNFDPRAKIIKAAAHDVLSALGKSDELLDIALKLEEHALSDDYFVSRSLYPNVDFYTGLIYRAMGFPTEMFTVLFALGRLPGWIAQWHEMIKEPGSRIGRPRQIYTGVVERDFIPVEER from the coding sequence GTGAGCGACAACTCTGTAGTACTGCGGTACGACGGCAGCGAGTACACCTACCCGGTGATCGACAGCACCGTCGGTGACATGGGCTTCGACATCGGGAAGCTCCGCGCCCAGACCGGTCTGGTGACGCTGGACAGCGGCTACGGCAACACCGCCGCCTACAAATCCGCGATCACCTATCTCGACGGTGAGGCCGGCATCCTCCGGTACCGCGGCTACCCGATCGAGCAGCTGGCGGAGCGCTCCACCTTCCTGGAGGTCGCGTACCTGCTGATCAACGGCGAGCTGCCGACCGTCGACCAGCTGGCGGGGTTCAAGGACGACATCACGCAGCACACCCTGCTGCACGAGGACGTCAAGAACTTCTACCGGGGCTTCCCGCGCGACGCCCACCCGATGGCCATGCTGTCGTCGGTGGTCTCCGCGCTGTCGACGTTCTACCAGGACAGCCACAACCCGTTCGACGAGCAGCAGCGGAACCTCTCCACCATCCGCCTGCTCGCCAAGCTTCCGACGATCGCGGCCTACGCCTACAAGAAGTCGGTCGGCCACCCGTTCGTCTACCCGCGCAACGACCTCGGCTACGTCGAGAACTTCCTGCGCATGACCTTCTCCGTCCCGGCGCAGGAGTACGAGCTCGACCCGGTCGTCGTCTCCGCCCTGGACAAGCTGCTGATCTTGCACGCGGACCACGAGCAGAACTGCTCGACCTCCACGGTCCGCCTGGTGGGCTCCTCGCAGGCGAACATGTTCGCCTCGATCTCCGCCGGCATCAACGCGCTCTGGGGCCCGCTGCACGGCGGCGCCAACCAGTCGGTGCTGGAGATGTTGGAGGGCATCCGCGACGCCGGCGGCGACGTCGACTCCTTCATCCGCAAGGTGAAGAACAAGGAGGACGGCGTCCGCCTGATGGGCTTCGGCCACCGGGTCTACAAGAACTTCGACCCGCGCGCCAAGATCATCAAGGCCGCCGCGCACGACGTCCTGTCCGCCCTCGGCAAGTCCGACGAGCTGCTGGACATCGCGCTGAAGCTGGAGGAGCACGCGCTCTCCGACGACTACTTCGTCTCGCGCAGCCTCTACCCGAACGTCGACTTCTACACGGGTCTGATCTACCGGGCCATGGGCTTCCCGACCGAGATGTTCACGGTCCTGTTCGCCCTCGGCCGCCTGCCGGGCTGGATCGCCCAGTGGCACGAGATGATCAAGGAGCCGGGTTCCCGTATCGGCCGCCCGCGCCAGATCTACACGGGCGTCGTCGAGCGGGACTTCATTCCCGTCGAGGAGCGCTGA
- a CDS encoding MarR family winged helix-turn-helix transcriptional regulator: MSTTPEPALARLRAIPSRLLAGAALVADRLVGERLAAEGSHKWHFAVLLTLAEAGPASQAELSRRTGIHRSDMVAVLNELADTDCVRRDPDPADRRRNVITLTPAGGRRLERLDALIREAQDELLAPLAPGERDELTRLLTVLAAHHRPVHPRQDEES; the protein is encoded by the coding sequence ATGAGTACGACGCCGGAACCGGCGCTCGCCCGCCTGCGCGCCATTCCCAGCCGCCTGCTGGCCGGGGCCGCCCTGGTGGCCGACCGGCTCGTCGGTGAACGCCTGGCCGCCGAGGGCTCCCACAAGTGGCACTTCGCGGTGCTGCTGACCCTCGCCGAGGCCGGCCCCGCCAGTCAGGCCGAGCTCAGCCGCCGCACCGGCATCCACCGCAGCGACATGGTCGCGGTCCTCAACGAACTGGCCGACACGGACTGCGTACGCCGCGACCCCGACCCCGCCGACCGCCGCCGCAACGTCATCACCCTCACCCCCGCGGGCGGCCGCCGCCTCGAACGGCTCGACGCGCTCATCCGCGAGGCGCAGGACGAACTCCTCGCCCCCCTGGCCCCCGGCGAGCGTGACGAACTCACCCGCCTGCTCACCGTCCTCGCCGCACACCACCGCCCCGTCCACCCCCGCCAGGACGAGGAGTCCTGA
- a CDS encoding epoxide hydrolase family protein, with amino-acid sequence MITPFRIDIPQADLDDLTDRLARTRWPDEIPGAGWDYGFPLARLKELAERWRTRYDWRAHEARLNELPHHVTEIDGQTVHFVHVRSARPDALALVLTHGWPGSFLEFLDVIEPLSRDFHLVIPSIPGYGFSGPTHERGWDVVRVARAWAELMRRLGYERYGAQGGDFGSGISLALGAAEPARVVGVHVNYLPTRPDPAADVALSPSDEARLDKVRHLMANRPPYQALQATTPQTIGYALTDSPVGQLAWIAERFAQWTDPRSPVDDERILTDVSLYWLTATAASSARLHRESARRSERCPVPVGVAVFAHDITQPVRPLAERLYDIRHWSEFDRGGHFAAMEVPEVFARDVREFFVGVG; translated from the coding sequence ATGATCACCCCGTTCCGCATCGACATCCCCCAGGCCGACCTGGACGACCTCACCGACCGTCTCGCCCGGACCCGCTGGCCCGACGAGATACCCGGCGCCGGGTGGGACTACGGCTTCCCGCTGGCCCGGCTGAAGGAGCTCGCCGAGCGCTGGCGCACCCGCTACGACTGGCGGGCGCACGAGGCCCGGCTCAACGAACTCCCGCACCACGTCACGGAGATCGATGGTCAGACCGTGCACTTCGTCCATGTGCGGTCCGCCCGGCCGGACGCACTCGCCCTCGTCCTCACCCACGGCTGGCCCGGTTCGTTCCTGGAGTTCCTCGACGTGATCGAGCCGCTGTCCCGGGACTTCCATCTCGTCATCCCGTCCATCCCCGGATACGGCTTCTCGGGGCCGACCCACGAGCGCGGCTGGGACGTCGTGCGCGTCGCCCGCGCCTGGGCGGAGCTGATGCGGCGCCTCGGTTACGAGCGGTACGGCGCGCAGGGCGGCGACTTCGGCTCGGGCATCTCCCTGGCGCTCGGCGCTGCGGAGCCGGCGCGGGTCGTCGGGGTGCACGTCAACTACCTGCCCACCCGGCCCGACCCGGCCGCTGATGTCGCCCTGAGCCCTTCGGACGAGGCCCGGCTGGACAAGGTGCGGCACCTGATGGCGAACCGCCCGCCGTACCAGGCCCTGCAGGCCACGACTCCGCAGACCATCGGCTACGCGCTGACCGACTCGCCGGTGGGCCAACTGGCCTGGATCGCCGAGCGGTTCGCCCAGTGGACGGACCCGCGCTCGCCGGTGGACGACGAGAGGATCCTGACGGACGTCTCCCTGTACTGGCTGACCGCCACCGCGGCGTCCTCGGCCCGCCTGCACCGCGAGTCGGCGCGACGGAGCGAGCGGTGCCCGGTTCCGGTGGGGGTGGCGGTGTTCGCCCACGACATCACCCAGCCGGTACGGCCCCTGGCGGAGCGGTTGTACGACATCCGCCACTGGTCGGAGTTCGACCGGGGCGGCCACTTCGCGGCGATGGAGGTACCGGAGGTGTTCGCGCGGGATGTCCGGGAGTTCTTCGTGGGGGTGGGGTGA
- a CDS encoding DUF1648 domain-containing protein, protein MTERTKRGNGTLWGAGAWGAGVLALLVAFPLAARDRLPDRLATHWGTGGDPDSSMPFWAAAFFPALLWLALAVAVLLTLWRTRRSAGGVVAPSWAGVALGFTGVTLLGAQASVVRANLDRTDWRDAGSVTVWVVVVTLAGAVAVGVVALLIGRRARVTVPPVAGPALEIPEGQRFVWLSRASNRWLHLMAAVCGIVTAGATVAAMGGLAGLHAVWSAAAFALATLAVLACASVQARVTEKGLEVALGPLGWPARRWAADAIASAWVENRTAMQVGGWGYRLSGLGTTVMLRGGECLVIRTVQGKDFAVSVDDAERGAALLNSLIGQRVK, encoded by the coding sequence GTGACTGAGCGGACAAAACGCGGGAACGGAACGCTGTGGGGGGCCGGCGCCTGGGGCGCGGGAGTCCTGGCGCTCCTGGTGGCCTTTCCTCTGGCCGCCAGGGACCGGCTGCCGGACCGGCTGGCGACCCACTGGGGGACGGGTGGTGATCCGGACTCCTCGATGCCGTTCTGGGCCGCGGCCTTCTTCCCGGCGCTGCTCTGGCTGGCCCTGGCGGTCGCTGTTCTGCTGACCCTGTGGCGCACTCGCCGAAGCGCCGGCGGGGTGGTGGCACCCTCGTGGGCGGGCGTGGCCCTCGGCTTCACCGGCGTGACGCTCCTCGGCGCTCAGGCTTCCGTCGTGCGGGCGAATCTGGACCGTACGGACTGGCGTGACGCCGGATCGGTGACGGTCTGGGTGGTGGTCGTGACCCTGGCCGGCGCGGTCGCCGTGGGCGTGGTGGCCCTGCTGATCGGCCGCCGGGCGCGGGTGACGGTGCCTCCGGTGGCCGGGCCGGCGCTGGAGATACCCGAGGGGCAGCGGTTCGTGTGGCTGTCGCGGGCGTCCAACCGCTGGCTCCACCTCATGGCGGCCGTGTGCGGGATCGTCACGGCCGGGGCGACGGTGGCGGCGATGGGCGGCCTGGCCGGGCTGCACGCCGTGTGGTCGGCCGCGGCCTTCGCCCTCGCCACCCTCGCGGTGCTCGCCTGCGCCTCCGTCCAGGCGCGGGTGACCGAGAAGGGACTCGAGGTCGCCCTCGGCCCCCTGGGCTGGCCGGCCCGGCGCTGGGCCGCCGACGCCATCGCCTCCGCCTGGGTCGAGAACCGAACCGCCATGCAGGTCGGCGGCTGGGGCTACCGCCTGAGCGGCCTCGGCACCACCGTCATGCTCCGCGGCGGCGAATGCCTCGTGATCCGCACCGTCCAGGGAAAGGACTTCGCGGTCAGTGTCGACGACGCCGAACGCGGAGCAGCCCTCCTCAACTCCCTGATCGGGCAACGGGTCAAGTAG
- a CDS encoding GntR family transcriptional regulator — MLLRLNVADHRPLHEQVAGAIRRAIAEGECAPGDRLPPARDLSQALGVNVNTVLRGLRALRDEGVLEFRRGRGVTVAQGADGRSALLDRIREVLADAERLGYGKDDVIDMIRGVT; from the coding sequence ATGCTGCTGAGACTGAATGTCGCCGATCACCGCCCCCTGCACGAGCAGGTGGCCGGTGCGATCCGGCGGGCCATCGCGGAAGGGGAGTGCGCGCCGGGCGACCGGCTGCCCCCGGCGCGGGACCTCTCGCAGGCGCTGGGCGTGAACGTCAACACGGTGCTTCGCGGCCTGCGCGCCCTGCGAGACGAAGGGGTGCTGGAGTTCCGCAGAGGACGCGGGGTGACGGTGGCTCAGGGGGCGGACGGCCGTTCGGCCTTGCTGGACCGCATCCGTGAGGTCCTGGCCGACGCGGAGCGTCTCGGGTACGGCAAGGACGACGTCATCGACATGATCAGGGGGGTCACGTGA
- a CDS encoding DUF397 domain-containing protein, whose protein sequence is MLNWRKSSYSGPGDGNECVEVATSPTHIAVRDSKTPSRGTLSFPAGAFAVFVSALKESEDRPA, encoded by the coding sequence ATGCTCAACTGGCGAAAGTCGTCCTACTCGGGCCCTGGTGACGGCAACGAGTGCGTCGAGGTCGCGACCTCTCCCACTCACATAGCCGTCCGCGACTCCAAGACCCCTTCCCGGGGCACTCTCAGCTTCCCCGCCGGGGCCTTCGCCGTTTTCGTCAGCGCACTGAAGGAGTCCGAGGACCGGCCCGCCTGA
- a CDS encoding helix-turn-helix domain-containing protein encodes MVKRRDPTARQMRLATELRRLREAAGLTSRQAAALLGVAPAQITHIESALAGVSEQRVRRLASHYACEDAEFVDALVAMATDRTQGWWEEYRGLLPTSFLDLSELEHHARFLRHVAILYVPGLLQTEDYSRAVFSARLPELTGDELELRIRHRKERQRFTAPYEALIHEAALRIRVADRTTSRAQMARLLELSEAERITLRVIPFDLDDFPHASSTMTYVGGPLARLDTVVRDALHGTVFIDSAAQLNTYRTGFRKVEAASLDPRQSRDFIHSLAKEL; translated from the coding sequence ATGGTGAAGAGACGCGATCCCACGGCACGTCAGATGAGGCTGGCCACGGAGCTGCGCAGACTCCGCGAGGCGGCCGGCCTCACCTCACGGCAGGCTGCCGCACTGCTCGGGGTGGCGCCCGCCCAGATCACGCACATCGAGTCGGCGCTCGCAGGTGTCAGTGAGCAGCGGGTGCGCCGACTGGCTTCCCACTACGCCTGTGAAGACGCGGAGTTCGTCGACGCCTTGGTGGCCATGGCCACCGACCGGACCCAGGGCTGGTGGGAGGAGTACCGGGGGCTGCTCCCGACGTCGTTCCTCGACTTGTCGGAGCTGGAGCACCACGCGCGGTTCCTGCGGCACGTGGCGATTCTCTACGTGCCGGGCCTGCTCCAGACCGAGGACTACTCGCGTGCCGTCTTCTCGGCAAGGCTTCCGGAACTGACCGGTGACGAATTGGAGTTGCGTATCCGGCACCGTAAGGAGAGGCAACGCTTCACTGCCCCGTACGAAGCTCTGATCCATGAGGCCGCCCTGCGGATCAGGGTCGCAGACCGCACCACCTCGCGGGCTCAGATGGCGCGACTGCTGGAACTGTCCGAAGCAGAGCGCATTACTCTGCGTGTCATCCCTTTCGACCTTGACGACTTCCCTCATGCCTCCAGCACGATGACATACGTGGGCGGCCCTCTGGCCAGGTTGGACACGGTGGTCCGCGACGCGTTGCACGGCACGGTGTTCATCGATTCGGCAGCGCAACTCAACACCTATCGAACCGGTTTCCGTAAGGTGGAGGCGGCGTCGCTCGACCCGCGACAGTCGCGTGACTTCATCCACAGCCTGGCTAAGGAGCTGTAG
- a CDS encoding ATP-binding protein, producing MPESDSWEYSLHIPNDVRAVTVSRRTLRLILTVHGLITLVDVAELLAAELVANAVRHTKGPAALRVRWSPPGTLRIGAWDADPSPPEPPEPFAAALEREDGRGLALVRACADVWDWQPLVRDGNRGKFVWCEVGAA from the coding sequence ATGCCCGAAAGCGACTCCTGGGAGTACTCCCTTCACATCCCCAACGACGTCCGCGCCGTCACCGTCAGTCGCCGCACCCTGCGGCTGATCCTCACCGTGCACGGGCTGATCACCCTCGTCGACGTCGCCGAGCTGCTCGCGGCCGAGCTCGTCGCCAACGCCGTACGGCACACCAAGGGGCCCGCCGCCCTGCGCGTGCGATGGTCGCCGCCGGGGACGCTGCGGATCGGGGCGTGGGACGCCGACCCCTCTCCCCCGGAGCCTCCGGAGCCGTTCGCGGCGGCGCTGGAGCGGGAGGACGGGCGGGGGCTCGCGCTGGTGCGGGCGTGCGCCGACGTATGGGACTGGCAGCCGCTGGTCCGGGACGGCAACCGGGGGAAGTTCGTGTGGTGCGAGGTGGGCGCCGCGTAG
- a CDS encoding LacI family DNA-binding transcriptional regulator yields MAGIKDVAAEAGLSVATVSRVLNGHPSVSEDARRRVTDAVERLGYRPNAVARSLRTDQTRTLGLVISDVMNPYFTELARSVEEEARSLGYSVIIGNADERPDLQDHHVTTLLDRRIDGLLVSPTDGGSPGMLGAARAGTPMVFVDRWIPGVDVPVVRSDGRAAVRALVAHLHALGHRRLAIIAGPAATTTGRERVDAFREALAAHGLELPDPYIGQGDFQAGSGRRVTEGFLDLAEPPEVVFAADNLMALGALDAIRARGLRVPDDIGLAAFDDIPWFVHTDPPVTAVAQPTRELGRAAVRALVDRIEGRPGASVTLPARLVVRRSCGEGGPGTGNPLSPVRRSTP; encoded by the coding sequence ATGGCGGGTATCAAGGACGTCGCCGCCGAGGCGGGGCTGTCCGTGGCCACGGTGTCACGGGTGCTCAACGGGCATCCCTCGGTCAGCGAGGACGCGCGCCGTCGGGTGACCGACGCCGTCGAGCGGCTCGGGTACCGGCCGAACGCCGTCGCCCGGTCCCTGCGCACCGACCAGACCCGCACCCTCGGGCTGGTCATCAGCGACGTGATGAACCCCTACTTCACCGAGCTGGCCCGCTCCGTCGAGGAGGAGGCCCGCTCGCTCGGGTACAGCGTGATCATCGGCAATGCCGACGAGCGGCCCGATCTCCAGGACCACCACGTCACCACGCTGCTGGACCGCCGTATCGACGGGCTGCTGGTCTCCCCCACCGACGGCGGGTCGCCGGGCATGCTCGGGGCGGCGCGGGCCGGGACGCCGATGGTGTTCGTCGACCGGTGGATCCCGGGCGTCGACGTGCCCGTGGTCCGGTCCGACGGGCGCGCCGCCGTACGCGCTCTCGTCGCGCATCTGCACGCGCTCGGGCACCGCAGGCTCGCGATCATCGCCGGGCCCGCCGCCACCACGACCGGCCGGGAACGTGTGGACGCCTTCCGTGAGGCCCTCGCGGCCCACGGGCTGGAGCTTCCCGACCCCTACATCGGTCAGGGCGACTTCCAGGCCGGCAGCGGGCGCCGGGTCACCGAGGGCTTCCTCGACCTGGCCGAACCGCCCGAGGTCGTCTTCGCCGCCGACAACCTGATGGCGCTCGGCGCGCTGGACGCGATCCGCGCCCGTGGGCTGCGGGTGCCGGACGACATCGGGCTCGCCGCGTTCGACGACATCCCCTGGTTCGTGCACACGGACCCGCCGGTCACCGCCGTCGCCCAGCCGACCCGTGAGCTGGGGCGGGCCGCCGTGCGCGCCCTGGTCGACCGGATCGAGGGCAGACCCGGCGCCTCCGTCACCCTCCCCGCCCGGCTCGTCGTGCGCCGCTCCTGCGGCGAGGGCGGGCCCGGGACCGGGAATCCCCTCTCCCCCGTACGAAGGAGTACGCCGTGA